In the genome of Triticum urartu cultivar G1812 chromosome 5, Tu2.1, whole genome shotgun sequence, one region contains:
- the LOC125511589 gene encoding uncharacterized protein LOC125511589, which yields MDDLPDDALGDVLRRLPPRWLAASRCVCKAWRRTIDERRLLRPDLLPLSFAGIFIQFDSHAFPEFFARPSPSSANTKLDFLPPPMYPFDGVGDGFDEDYFVRDHCNGLLLTSLYVVSPATRRWDLLPPRRRPADPEWMTFWFNKHLVFDPTVSPHYQVFSIPSLREQSTYRDMGVCSTVQLDRLVEKSEWPPSTYILDVFSSKSDRWEERPFVREGDVAGIVAEARQDHPYEWSSAKRGAAYWQQALYVHCQPNAVMRCTYIYLITTLPISYRHLFYHDQRIT from the coding sequence ATGGACGACCTACCGGACGACGCTCTAGGCGATGTTCTCCGCCGTCTTCCACCACGCTGGCTCGCCGCGTCGCGGTGCGTCTGCAAGGCCTGGCGCCGCACCATCGACGAGCGCCGCCTCCTGCGCCCTGACCTGCTCCCACTCTCATTCGCCGGCATCTTCATCCAGTTCGACTCACACGCGTTCCCGGAGTTCTTCGCCCGCCCCTCTCCCTCATCAGCCAATACCAAGCTCGACTTCTTGCCTCCCCCCATGTATCCCTTTGATGGGGTAGGCGACGGGTTTGACGAAGACTACTTTGTTCGAGACCACTGCAATGGCCTCCTCCTGACCAGCCTGTACGTTGTCAGCCCTGCCACGCGACGCTGGGATCTTTTGCCTCCGCGCCGGCGCCCGGCCGATCCAGAATGGATGACCTTTTGGTTCAATAAGCATCTAGTCTTCGATCCCACCGTGTCACCCCACTACCAAGTGTTCAGCATTCCCAGTTTGCGCGAGCAGAGTACCTATAGGGACATGGGGGTCTGCAGTACCGTCCAATTAGACCGCTTAGTGGAGAAATCCGAATGGCCACCGTCTACATACATCCTGGATGTCTTCTCCTCAAAGTCGGATCGCTGGGAGGAGAGGCCTTTTGTTAGAGAAGGTGATGTTGCAGGGATTGTCGCCGAGGCACGACAAGATCACCCCTACGAATGGTCATCGGCCAAACGTGGCGCCGCCTACTGGCAACAAGCACTTTATGTGCACTGCCAGCCTAATGCTGTCATGAGGTGTACATATATATACTTGATTACAACATTACCAATTTCATACCGTCACTTGTTTTACCATGATCAAAGGATCACTTGA
- the LOC125506487 gene encoding uncharacterized protein LOC125506487 produces the protein MAERQQRATGHGEAVGAYVVVAQRGPPPFRRRAAPPPILPPSCSSTRSFLRGSRSCSPHPARGAGLRRDAAARRLLGDSRAEPGGDDADGVWCGMSKGGWRSPTSMTAWGEKKGGGVTGSTPELETDGRCGSRHGTRDRRRCQRNSSQPAARAPQRPRHLAATARAWHQHAATYSGASRAATPGGVPESPAFSETPAGASGGGDVESRGEGSFRVRHSAEVTY, from the exons ATGGCGGAGCGGCAGCAGCGGGCGACAGGCCACGGCGAAGCGGTGGGTGCATACGTCGTGGTGGCGCAACGGGGGCCACCTCCCTTCCGCCGGCGAGCAGCTCCACCACCCATCCTCCCTCCTTCCTGTAGCTCCACACGCTCCTTCTTGCGCGGCAGCCGAAGCTGCAGTCCGCATCCTGCGCGCGGAGCTGGACTCCGGCGAGACGCGGCGGCTCGACGACTTTTAGGCGACAGCCGAGCGGAACCGGGTGGAGACGATGCCGACGGCGTTTGGTGCGGCATGAGCAAGGGAGGCTGGAGGAGCCCGACTTCCATGACGGCGTGGGGAGAAAAGAAAGGAGGGGGAGTCACGGGCAGCACGCCGGAGTTGGAGACTGACGGGCGGTGTGGTTCCAGGCACGGGACCAGAGACCGACGGAGGTGCCAGAGAAACTCCTCGCAGCCAGCAGCCAGGGCGCCACAACGGCCAAGGCACCTCGCGGCAACGGCCAGGGCGTGGCACCAACACGCGGCGACGTACTCGGGCGCATCTCGGGCAGCCACGCCCGGAGGAGTGCCTGAATCGCCGGCCTTCAGCGAGACTCCGGCAGGTGCTTCCGGCGGCGGTGATGTGGAATCGAGAGGAGAGG GAAGCTTCAGAGTCAGACACTCCGCTGAGGTCACCTACTAG